The genomic DNA GTTCGGTAGCTGATGATCTTTTCCGCTGCAAGGGAGCCCCCCGAGCGCTGAATAACATCGGAGGTGATCAATCTGGCGACGACCCCATTTTGGCTCATCCATGCATGGGCAATGAGAGCCGTGAGTCCATCCTGGCCACTGCGCTCGGATTGAAGACGTGCATTCTCCTCCAGGCATTGCTGGACCTCTGCTCGCGCTTGCCGCTCGCCCTGACGGTAGGAGGCCAGCGTGCGCGGGTGGCGAAACACCATCACCTGCCGCTCGGCCTCATACGGATGAATCACCAACAGGAAGGTGACGCTCGCCGGGGCCGCGCCGTCTCCGAAGAAAATCGTTACCGGTACGCGATCGCCATCACGGAAAGCAGGCATGGGGAGCAATCCAAGACCAGCCTCCCCCACCAACACTTGGAACCGCTCACGGAATGCCAGTTCCACACGCGCCACTTTCGCGTCGAAGAAAACGTTGGTGCTGATGTCTGGGCGAATGCACACCACATGCTCCTTGTCGGGAGCATCCGCTTCCAGTTCGATATAGCGTGTGCCGCTCTCGCACGAAGCAAGAGGCACCTGCTCGGATGCCTCGGAGGGCATGGTGCTCAAAACCAGCCGAAGTAACGCAATGGAAGGAAAAGCGAACACGGAGCGGGAATCTCCAACACGAGGGCCTAGCGCTATTCGAATCGATCCACCGTCTCCAACTCCACAATGGGGAAGACCTTGGCTTCCTCACTGTCGGACCTGATGGGCACACCACGCGCGATACCGTCCTCCCGGATAATCAGGCAGACGTTCAACGTGTCCCCAGAGGGAATGATGGCCTGGGTGATGCGGCCATAGACGTACTTCTCTCCAATGAAAAGTCGACCGAGGAGACGGGTCTTGTCGGGCAAGGCAATAGGTCCAGGGTCTCGAGCAGGAAATCCTCCCCACACTCTCCAATTACCTGCCAGATCGAGCACAATGGGGCCATCCCTCACGGGGACGGGCTTTCGTTTTTCCCAATCAGGGAAATGGGCGAAACCAGCGTTCCTGCTCATTCGGCCAAGAGGCAGCCCAAGCTTGACGGTCATGGTTTCGACAGCACCCACCGGACACGCCTCGGGCGGAGGATCCTTGCGGACCTGAACTCCAGGACACGCCACGTTGGCGGCGGCGGTCACGGCGAGCAATGCGTTGGTCCCCATGGAGCCGATTTTCTTCTTCTTCATGCGAGGGTTTTCCGTGCGGAGCATCACGATGGTGACGGACGCGGGGGTGTCCGCCCTCGGAGGCGCCGCGCCAGGGTCAGCTTCGAGTGGCTTCC from Melittangium boletus DSM 14713 includes the following:
- a CDS encoding DUF2381 family protein, with the protein product MFAFPSIALLRLVLSTMPSEASEQVPLASCESGTRYIELEADAPDKEHVVCIRPDISTNVFFDAKVARVELAFRERFQVLVGEAGLGLLPMPAFRDGDRVPVTIFFGDGAAPASVTFLLVIHPYEAERQVMVFRHPRTLASYRQGERQARAEVQQCLEENARLQSERSGQDGLTALIAHAWMSQNGVVARLITSDVIQRSGGSLAAEKIISYRTAGPSGLGRVAVQVKLRNQGVVAWTLVGAALVNSRNASLSGLTVWPREPIPPGESRDITVEMDATENEARGTFTLKLWAGEAGAGGVSLNGVTFP